The Paenibacillus macerans genome includes a window with the following:
- a CDS encoding GNAT family N-acetyltransferase — protein MEHRKTYIRHTLPYHEREIIVEGPVTPSHLQTLRMHPDLDAFRKPEDQHAALVEIASLPEGRIILARSEATIVGYVTFHYPDALERWSQGRMPDLIELGAVEVADEYRSAGLGSKMIRTAFEDGQMERYIVFTTEYYWHWDLKNSGLSVWDYRKMMERLMKTVDMVWYATDDPEICSHPANCLMVRIGKEVPLSSEEQFDRIRFQQRFMY, from the coding sequence ATGGAACACCGCAAAACCTATATCCGCCATACCCTGCCCTACCATGAACGCGAAATTATCGTGGAAGGTCCCGTTACTCCGTCCCATCTCCAAACGCTGCGGATGCATCCGGATCTGGACGCTTTTCGGAAGCCCGAGGATCAGCACGCCGCTCTGGTCGAAATCGCCTCACTCCCGGAAGGCCGGATCATTTTGGCCCGGAGCGAAGCGACGATTGTCGGGTACGTTACTTTCCATTATCCCGACGCGCTGGAGCGCTGGTCCCAGGGGCGCATGCCCGACCTGATCGAACTGGGGGCCGTCGAGGTGGCCGATGAATACCGCAGCGCGGGACTCGGCTCGAAAATGATCCGCACCGCTTTCGAGGATGGGCAAATGGAGCGGTATATCGTGTTTACGACCGAATATTACTGGCATTGGGATTTGAAGAACAGCGGCCTCAGCGTTTGGGATTACCGCAAAATGATGGAACGGCTTATGAAGACGGTCGATATGGTCTGGTACGCGACCGATGATCCGGAAATTTGCTCCCATCCGGCCAATTGCCTGATGGTCCGGATCGGCAAGGAGGTCCCGTTATCCTCCGAGGAACAGTTCGACCGCATCCGTTTTCAGCAGCGTTTCATGTATTAG
- the ccpA gene encoding catabolite control protein A gives MTVTIYDVAREAGVSMATVSRVVNNNPNVKPQTRKKVYEAIERLGYRPNAVARGLASKKTTTVGVVIPDISNSIFAEIARGIEDIANMYHYNIILCNADKRKEKEIRVINTLLEKQVDGLLFMGGTVTDEHIQAFQTSSVPIVLCATSDEKGQYPSVDIDHEAAAFDAVSTLIRHGHRDIAMISGTLQDPANGYARFQGYKRALETAGIQYQEDLVRIGNYRYESGVEAMKYFLGLKKRPTAIFAATDEMAIGAIHSIQDEGLKVPDDFSIISVDNIRMASMVRPQLTTVAQPMYDLGAVAMRLLTKLMKKENVENPRVILPHETILRLSVSHV, from the coding sequence GTGACGGTTACCATTTACGATGTGGCACGTGAAGCAGGCGTCTCGATGGCCACGGTTTCCCGGGTTGTCAACAACAACCCCAATGTGAAACCGCAGACCCGGAAAAAGGTATACGAAGCGATCGAACGGTTGGGCTACCGTCCAAACGCGGTCGCGCGGGGTCTCGCCAGCAAGAAGACCACCACGGTAGGCGTGGTGATCCCCGATATCTCGAATTCGATTTTTGCGGAAATCGCTCGGGGTATTGAAGATATTGCGAACATGTATCACTATAACATTATTTTATGTAACGCCGACAAGCGCAAGGAGAAGGAGATCCGCGTCATCAACACGTTGCTTGAGAAGCAAGTGGACGGGCTCCTGTTTATGGGCGGCACCGTGACGGACGAGCATATTCAGGCGTTTCAAACGTCGTCGGTTCCGATCGTGCTTTGCGCGACAAGCGATGAGAAAGGGCAATATCCTTCGGTGGATATCGACCATGAAGCGGCTGCGTTTGATGCGGTCAGCACGCTGATCCGCCATGGCCACCGGGATATCGCGATGATCAGCGGAACCCTGCAGGATCCGGCGAACGGTTATGCCCGCTTCCAGGGCTACAAGCGCGCGTTGGAAACGGCGGGAATTCAATACCAGGAAGACCTGGTGCGGATCGGCAACTACCGTTACGAATCCGGCGTGGAAGCGATGAAGTATTTCCTGGGGCTTAAGAAACGGCCTACGGCCATCTTTGCGGCAACGGACGAAATGGCTATCGGCGCGATTCACAGCATTCAGGATGAGGGGCTGAAGGTTCCCGACGATTTTTCGATCATCAGCGTCGACAACATTCGCATGGCTTCGATGGTGCGTCCGCAGCTCACAACCGTCGCCCAGCCAATGTATGATTTGGGTGCGGTGGCAATGCGTTTGCTGACCAAACTGATGAAGAAAGAGAACGTGGAGAATCCTCGCGTGATTTTGCCGCATGAGACGATTTTGCGATTGTCGGTCAGCCACGTGTAA
- the ytxJ gene encoding bacillithiol system redox-active protein YtxJ, giving the protein MSKWIRITSPKQLHEALEASASGPLLLFKHSTRCPISAGALREAEAYLNGNPREDVTYGLIYVIEDRAVSNEAAERLGVKHESPQAILVKDGQAVWHTSHSSITQAALQGILKV; this is encoded by the coding sequence ATGTCCAAGTGGATCAGAATAACTTCGCCTAAGCAGCTCCATGAGGCGCTTGAGGCTTCAGCAAGCGGGCCGCTTCTGCTCTTCAAACATAGTACACGCTGTCCCATCAGCGCCGGCGCGCTCCGGGAAGCGGAAGCCTATTTGAACGGCAATCCGCGCGAAGACGTTACATACGGGCTGATATATGTCATTGAAGATCGGGCTGTGTCGAATGAGGCCGCCGAGCGGCTGGGCGTTAAACACGAATCCCCACAGGCTATATTGGTAAAGGACGGACAAGCCGTCTGGCACACTTCCCATTCAAGCATTACACAGGCGGCGCTGCAGGGAATTCTGAAAGTATGA
- the ltrA gene encoding group II intron reverse transcriptase/maturase: MRSREEQRQPNIPKGSCQQREAVKPSGYVGAPSSSSAQIDPSSHEASNDLLERMLEGENLRLAYKRVVQNGGAPGVDRVTVAGLQAYLNTRWETVKDELLTGTYRPIPVRRVKIPKPGGGVRLLGIPTVMDRFLQQALLQVMNPIFDAPFSWYSYGFRPGKRAHDAVKQAQRYIQSGLRWVVDMDLEKFFDRVNHDILMARVARRVTDKRVLKLIRAYLEAGMMEGGICQKTDEGTPQGGPLSPLLANILLDDLDKELTKRGLRFVRYADDCNIFVASRRAGERVMESVTRFVEGKLKLKVNRDKSAVDRPWNRKFLGFSFLSNKQATIRLAPKTISRFKEKIRELTNRTQSVSMEERISRLNRYLMGWIGYFRIASAKSHCERFDQWIRRRLRMCLWKQWKRVRTRIRELRALGVPEWACYVMANSRRGAWEMSRNTNNALPTSYWEVKGLKSLLSRYLELC, from the coding sequence ATGCGTTCGCGTGAAGAGCAAAGACAGCCGAATATCCCAAAAGGGAGCTGCCAACAAAGAGAAGCGGTGAAGCCGTCAGGGTATGTTGGAGCGCCGAGTTCTTCATCGGCACAAATCGATCCTTCCTCTCACGAGGCAAGTAACGACTTGTTGGAGCGAATGCTCGAAGGGGAGAACCTCAGGCTCGCCTATAAGCGAGTGGTACAAAACGGAGGTGCCCCCGGTGTAGACCGAGTAACGGTAGCGGGGCTACAGGCTTACCTGAACACACGCTGGGAAACGGTGAAAGATGAACTCCTAACGGGAACGTACAGACCGATACCTGTCAGACGGGTGAAAATCCCCAAACCCGGAGGCGGTGTAAGGCTGCTCGGTATCCCGACCGTGATGGACCGCTTCCTCCAACAAGCACTTCTGCAAGTGATGAACCCGATTTTCGATGCCCCCTTCTCTTGGTACAGCTACGGCTTTAGACCGGGGAAGAGAGCACACGATGCCGTGAAGCAAGCCCAGCGATATATCCAAAGCGGTCTGCGATGGGTCGTAGATATGGATTTGGAAAAGTTCTTTGACCGGGTGAACCACGACATTCTCATGGCAAGAGTGGCAAGGAGAGTGACAGACAAGCGAGTCTTGAAGCTGATTCGGGCCTACTTGGAAGCCGGAATGATGGAAGGTGGCATCTGCCAGAAGACGGACGAGGGAACTCCGCAAGGCGGTCCGCTAAGTCCGCTTCTGGCAAACATCTTACTCGATGATTTGGATAAAGAACTGACAAAGAGGGGGCTGCGGTTTGTTCGTTACGCGGACGACTGCAACATCTTTGTAGCGAGCAGGCGAGCAGGTGAACGAGTCATGGAATCGGTCACACGATTTGTGGAAGGAAAGTTGAAACTGAAAGTGAATCGGGACAAAAGTGCAGTGGACAGGCCATGGAACCGGAAGTTTCTTGGCTTTAGTTTCCTGTCGAATAAACAGGCGACGATTCGATTGGCTCCCAAGACAATCTCTCGATTTAAAGAGAAGATCCGGGAGTTGACAAACCGTACCCAATCAGTCTCCATGGAGGAACGTATATCTAGACTGAACCGTTACCTCATGGGATGGATTGGATATTTCCGAATCGCATCGGCGAAGAGCCACTGTGAAAGATTCGACCAGTGGATTCGAAGAAGACTTCGAATGTGCCTATGGAAACAATGGAAGCGGGTACGCACCCGAATTCGTGAACTTCGGGCACTCGGAGTCCCAGAATGGGCCTGCTATGTTATGGCAAACTCCCGCCGGGGTGCATGGGAAATGTCTCGAAACACAAATAACGCCCTTCCGACTTCCTACTGGGAAGTGAAAGGGCTGAAGAGTTTGCTTTCTCGTTACCTGGAGCTTTGTTAA
- a CDS encoding 5'-methylthioadenosine/adenosylhomocysteine nucleosidase, which translates to MAKTIGLMGAMDEEIALLLERVENQETAVIAGIRFVKGSLHGKDVVVCKSGVGKVNAALAAQLLIDRFEAGAIWFTGVAGAVHPDLDVGDIVISSSCQQHDMDASPLGYPRGTVPYQEVSDFPADPVFIALAEEACTRLCRDHKYIVGRVLSGDQFIADRGFVSSVLYGEMEGACVEMEGAALAQVCGMNRVPFVVLRSISDKADGSADVNFAEFTKLAAQRSFEILNDMVQHL; encoded by the coding sequence ATGGCTAAAACGATTGGCCTGATGGGCGCCATGGATGAAGAAATCGCCCTGCTGCTGGAGCGGGTCGAAAATCAGGAAACGGCCGTTATCGCGGGCATCCGCTTTGTGAAAGGAAGTCTGCACGGCAAGGACGTCGTCGTCTGCAAATCCGGGGTCGGGAAAGTCAATGCGGCGTTAGCGGCGCAATTGCTGATCGACCGCTTTGAGGCCGGCGCCATATGGTTTACGGGCGTGGCCGGAGCGGTTCACCCGGATCTGGACGTTGGCGACATCGTCATCTCATCTTCCTGCCAGCAGCATGATATGGACGCAAGTCCGCTCGGGTACCCGCGCGGAACGGTGCCTTATCAGGAAGTATCCGACTTTCCCGCGGACCCGGTGTTTATCGCTTTGGCCGAAGAGGCCTGCACCCGGCTGTGCCGGGACCATAAATACATCGTCGGCCGGGTGCTGTCCGGCGATCAATTTATCGCCGACCGCGGCTTCGTCAGCTCGGTGCTGTACGGGGAGATGGAAGGCGCCTGCGTGGAAATGGAAGGCGCCGCGCTTGCGCAAGTGTGCGGCATGAACCGGGTGCCGTTCGTCGTGCTGCGCTCCATCTCCGATAAAGCGGACGGTTCGGCGGACGTGAATTTCGCCGAGTTTACAAAGCTGGCCGCGCAGCGTTCGTTTGAAATCTTAAACGATATGGTGCAGCATCTATAA
- a CDS encoding type 1 glutamine amidotransferase domain-containing protein, with the protein MLRLTGKKIIALVDEEFEDLELWYPVYRVREEGAEVHLAGAEKGKKYIGKYGVPAEAELSFEEIDSSRYDGILVPGGWAPDKLRRYGKVLQIVREMNDAKKPIGQICHAGWVLVSAGILKGVTVTSTPGIRDDMENAGAVWKDEPVVVDGHIISARRPPDLPEYGKAYVDALAAAK; encoded by the coding sequence ATTTTGAGACTTACTGGTAAAAAGATTATCGCTTTAGTAGACGAAGAATTTGAGGATCTGGAGCTCTGGTACCCGGTCTATCGCGTTCGTGAGGAAGGTGCGGAAGTCCATCTCGCCGGTGCGGAGAAAGGCAAAAAATACATAGGGAAGTACGGCGTCCCCGCCGAAGCCGAACTTTCCTTTGAGGAAATCGATTCCAGCCGGTACGACGGCATTCTCGTTCCCGGGGGTTGGGCTCCGGACAAGCTGCGCCGGTACGGGAAAGTGCTGCAGATCGTCCGCGAGATGAATGACGCGAAAAAGCCGATCGGCCAGATCTGCCACGCCGGCTGGGTGCTTGTCTCCGCCGGAATTTTAAAGGGCGTGACCGTGACCTCCACCCCGGGGATCCGCGACGATATGGAGAACGCCGGAGCCGTCTGGAAAGATGAACCGGTCGTCGTCGACGGACATATTATTTCCGCCCGCCGTCCGCCGGATTTGCCGGAATACGGGAAAGCTTATGTTGATGCGCTGGCCGCGGCAAAATAA
- the acsA gene encoding acetate--CoA ligase produces the protein MSQLQGEIIAAGVPSSNMNSYEEACANFNWNDVEEQFSWHVTGRVNMAYEAIDRHVDAGKGDKPALLFSDPVREESYTFEQMREQTNRCANVLRKYGIAKGDRVFVFMPRSPELYISVLGIIKVGAVVGPLFEAFMETAVKDRLEDSGAVALVTTPELLPRVKREELPALKTIFVVGDNVAAEPGIVDWKSELAAASPEAEIEWVNREDGLILHYTSGSTGKPKGVYHVHNAMIQHYHTGHVVLDLKEGDIYWCTADPGWVTGTSYGIFAPWLHGATNVVRGGRFSPADWYRTIQKYQVSVWYSAPTAFRMLMGAGQDIITQYDLSSLRHVLSVGEPLNPEVVRWGMKVYNRRIHDTWWMTETGGQLICNYTSMPIKPGSMGKPVPGIHAAIIDDNGKELPPYRMGNLAIRTPWPSMMRLIWNNAPKYEEYFRIPGWYISGDTAYMDEDGYFWFQGRIDDVINSSGERIGPFEVESKLVEHPAVAEAGVIGKPDPVRGEIIKAFISLREGFAPSEELKAEIAKFVKEGLSAHAAPREIEFKDKLPKTRSGKIMRRVLKAWELNLPAGDLSTIED, from the coding sequence ATGAGTCAACTGCAAGGGGAAATCATTGCGGCGGGTGTACCGTCGTCCAACATGAACAGCTACGAAGAAGCCTGCGCCAATTTTAATTGGAACGATGTGGAAGAGCAGTTTTCCTGGCATGTTACAGGCCGGGTAAACATGGCTTACGAGGCGATCGACCGCCATGTCGATGCCGGGAAGGGGGATAAGCCGGCGCTCTTGTTCAGCGATCCGGTCCGCGAAGAATCCTACACGTTTGAGCAGATGCGGGAGCAGACGAACCGCTGCGCCAATGTGCTGCGCAAATACGGGATCGCTAAGGGGGACCGGGTATTCGTGTTTATGCCGCGGTCGCCCGAGCTTTACATCAGCGTGCTTGGGATTATCAAGGTGGGAGCCGTGGTGGGCCCGCTTTTCGAAGCTTTTATGGAGACGGCGGTCAAAGACCGGCTGGAGGACAGCGGAGCGGTAGCGCTGGTTACGACGCCGGAGCTGCTGCCCCGCGTCAAACGGGAGGAGCTGCCGGCGCTGAAAACGATCTTCGTCGTCGGCGACAACGTAGCCGCGGAACCCGGAATCGTCGATTGGAAATCCGAGCTGGCGGCGGCTTCCCCCGAGGCCGAAATCGAATGGGTGAACCGCGAGGACGGACTCATTTTACATTATACTTCAGGCTCTACCGGCAAGCCGAAAGGCGTTTACCATGTGCACAATGCGATGATTCAGCACTATCATACCGGCCATGTCGTACTCGATTTGAAAGAAGGGGATATCTATTGGTGCACGGCCGACCCCGGATGGGTGACCGGCACGTCCTACGGCATTTTCGCTCCTTGGCTGCACGGGGCGACCAATGTTGTCCGCGGCGGACGCTTCAGCCCGGCCGACTGGTATAGGACGATTCAGAAATATCAAGTGAGCGTCTGGTACAGCGCGCCGACCGCTTTTCGCATGCTGATGGGCGCCGGACAGGACATCATTACGCAATACGATCTGTCTTCGCTGCGCCACGTGTTGTCCGTCGGCGAGCCGCTCAACCCCGAGGTTGTCCGCTGGGGGATGAAGGTATACAACCGCCGGATTCACGATACGTGGTGGATGACCGAGACGGGCGGGCAACTGATCTGCAATTACACGTCGATGCCGATCAAACCCGGTTCGATGGGAAAACCGGTTCCCGGCATCCATGCGGCCATCATCGACGATAACGGCAAGGAATTGCCGCCGTACCGGATGGGCAATTTGGCGATCCGCACGCCATGGCCGTCGATGATGCGGCTGATCTGGAACAACGCGCCGAAATACGAAGAGTACTTCCGGATTCCCGGGTGGTATATTTCCGGGGATACGGCGTATATGGACGAGGACGGGTATTTCTGGTTCCAAGGGCGGATTGACGACGTCATCAACTCCTCCGGCGAGCGGATTGGGCCGTTTGAGGTCGAGAGCAAACTGGTCGAGCATCCGGCCGTGGCCGAAGCCGGCGTGATCGGCAAGCCCGATCCCGTGCGCGGAGAGATCATCAAGGCCTTTATATCGTTGCGCGAAGGGTTCGCGCCTTCCGAGGAACTGAAGGCGGAAATCGCCAAATTCGTCAAAGAAGGGCTGTCCGCCCACGCCGCGCCGCGGGAAATCGAATTTAAAGACAAATTGCCCAAAACGCGCTCCGGCAAAATCATGCGCCGCGTGTTAAAAGCTTGGGAACTTAACCTCCCGGCCGGAGATTTATCGACGATTGAGGATTAA
- a CDS encoding acetoin utilization protein AcuC, which produces MPGSALFIHHEQERKYRFHDRHPFHPIRLELTMDLLKEVGALKPDHLLRQRPATEEELLWVHQPAYVEAVKNLSLTPPDPAWVSRAEQYGLLDEDTPYFAGMHEAAACISGGTVAAVEAVLSGASTHALHLGGGLHHALSAKAAGFCVYNDAAVAISYARRRYGARVLYVDTDVHHGDGVQWSFYSDPEVCTYSIHETGKYLFPGTGFLPERGEHQGYGACMNLPLQPYTEDDSWMECFEQSVRRLAGHFRPDLIVSLHGCDAHALDPLSHMHCSMAIYRRMPEILHELAHTYCEGRWVAVGGGGYDFWRVVPRAWSLLWLEMSGHPLKETLTRQPDARLPEAWTKRWQSQTSFSLPDAWLDDLSHWNGIPRRAEITAKNRETLAVALQDYL; this is translated from the coding sequence ATGCCTGGAAGCGCTTTATTTATTCACCATGAACAAGAGCGGAAATACCGGTTTCATGACCGGCACCCGTTCCATCCGATCCGCTTGGAATTAACCATGGATTTGTTAAAAGAGGTTGGCGCCTTGAAGCCGGATCATCTGCTTCGGCAGCGTCCGGCAACGGAGGAGGAACTGCTGTGGGTTCATCAGCCCGCATACGTGGAAGCCGTAAAAAATTTAAGCCTGACTCCGCCCGATCCGGCCTGGGTCAGCCGCGCCGAGCAATACGGCCTGCTGGATGAAGACACCCCGTACTTTGCCGGGATGCACGAGGCGGCGGCCTGCATCTCAGGCGGCACCGTAGCGGCGGTTGAAGCGGTGCTGTCGGGGGCGAGCACGCATGCCCTGCATTTGGGCGGCGGGCTGCATCACGCCCTTTCGGCTAAAGCCGCGGGCTTCTGCGTTTACAACGACGCCGCCGTGGCGATTTCCTACGCCCGCCGCCGTTACGGCGCGCGCGTGCTTTACGTGGACACGGACGTCCACCACGGGGACGGGGTGCAGTGGAGCTTTTATTCGGACCCGGAGGTATGCACGTATTCGATCCACGAAACGGGCAAATACCTGTTTCCGGGGACCGGATTTTTGCCGGAGCGCGGAGAGCACCAGGGCTATGGCGCGTGCATGAACCTGCCCCTGCAGCCGTATACCGAAGACGATTCGTGGATGGAGTGCTTTGAACAGTCCGTTCGGCGCCTGGCCGGTCATTTTCGCCCGGATCTGATCGTCAGCCTGCACGGGTGCGACGCCCATGCGCTGGACCCGTTGTCCCATATGCACTGCAGCATGGCGATTTACCGGCGCATGCCCGAAATCCTGCACGAGCTGGCCCATACGTACTGCGAAGGGCGCTGGGTCGCGGTCGGCGGAGGCGGCTACGATTTCTGGCGGGTCGTTCCGCGCGCCTGGAGCCTGCTCTGGCTTGAGATGAGCGGCCACCCGCTAAAGGAAACCTTAACGCGGCAGCCGGACGCCAGACTCCCGGAAGCCTGGACAAAGCGTTGGCAAAGCCAAACGTCCTTTTCGCTCCCGGACGCCTGGCTGGACGACCTGTCGCATTGGAACGGCATCCCCCGCCGGGCGGAAATCACGGCCAAAAACCGCGAGACGCTCGCGGTTGCCCTGCAGGACTATTTATAG
- a CDS encoding penicillin-binding protein 1A, with the protein MVHDNENNSGQQKKRRSKSGKPVRRPRKGRWIWATLGWLVLLGFAGVLFAGGAVFGYVSSIVKDDPVRSRADIEAKINYNEMTGFAYFRDGQAIGQLRSEEDRRPVTYQQIPQSVIDAVIAIEDNHFNEHIGVDFKGTLRAVKQRLLHESVQTGGSTLTQQLARRVFLNLERTEDRKVKEILLALRLERFLSKEEIITAYLNKVPFGNGSNGYQVYGIKAAAKGIFNISNLEDLNIAQTAYLAGLPQLPSSYSAFNGKGEFNEEAFGRAMKRQQLVLQRMLEENKITQAQYQEALAFDLKGSLAQQTKKAYDTYPYLMLETERQGAIVLAMLRNPELTKEQAASRPQILEDARQELLTGGYKVYTTIDKQVYNSMHKVSENADNFSPSSEKKGLEQVAAMMLDNDTGAILGMIEGRDFYTEQMNYATQMKRQPGSTMKPIAAYLPALDAGLIQPASIIDDSPIILRDYQKGYHIPVNSSGGYKGLVTARTALNESRNIPALKVFNNIVGIDKAWDFAKKLGITTLEDEDYNAQTGVLGGLKYGVTVEELTNAYSAIPNGGKFVDAYMIEKIVDAKGKVVYKHKNEPKQVFSEQTAYLMTDMLRTVIRDGTGSSIKRDFKNYGKIPVVGKTGTTQNYADVWFMGYSPDVTLGVWIGYRDSVNTLSDAGKSRARKIWSLVMNEVTANEPDLFATKEFKKPDGIVTKTVSGYSGKLPTQLTQQAGKLVTDIFNAKYVPTKSEDVLVRAKYVTYDGVNYVPLETTPSDMQREKVVVRREKPIAELVKELQNAFSVMKGSHRSLSYYMPRDAGEDAPYKPDPRTDDGNAPASPGGVALKINGSTATVTFGANSEKDVVGYRLYRSDDGVEFQYTGKAALIGDDLSITDANAAGPATSYYVTAVDVAGKESEPSAVVGLLGGINPEGVTPPDSSGETPEDGGTAGENGTDGSLPASPAQVSIKKDERGFTASWEANPALDLVTSYNVYVSDAADGTYSKAGSTADTQYSFKTDSGSVWVKVTAVNVLGESPASSPVQYSK; encoded by the coding sequence ATGGTTCATGATAACGAAAACAACTCCGGCCAGCAAAAAAAGCGCAGGTCAAAGAGCGGCAAACCGGTTCGGCGGCCCAGGAAAGGCCGCTGGATCTGGGCGACGCTAGGCTGGCTCGTTCTCCTTGGATTTGCGGGAGTTCTGTTTGCGGGGGGCGCCGTGTTCGGTTACGTCTCCTCGATCGTCAAGGACGATCCCGTGCGGTCGCGGGCCGACATTGAAGCAAAAATCAATTATAACGAGATGACGGGGTTCGCGTATTTCCGCGACGGGCAGGCGATCGGCCAGCTTCGCTCGGAGGAAGACCGGCGTCCGGTCACTTACCAGCAAATCCCCCAATCGGTCATCGATGCGGTGATCGCGATTGAGGACAATCATTTTAACGAGCATATCGGGGTCGACTTTAAAGGAACGCTCCGGGCCGTAAAGCAAAGGCTGCTCCATGAGAGCGTACAGACCGGCGGGAGTACGCTGACCCAGCAGCTCGCGCGGCGCGTCTTTCTGAATTTGGAACGCACGGAAGACCGGAAGGTCAAGGAAATACTGCTGGCGCTCCGGCTGGAACGTTTTTTATCCAAGGAAGAAATCATTACAGCTTATTTGAACAAAGTTCCCTTCGGCAACGGATCGAACGGATACCAGGTCTACGGGATCAAGGCGGCGGCCAAAGGAATCTTCAACATTTCCAATCTGGAGGACCTGAACATCGCGCAGACCGCTTATTTGGCCGGACTTCCGCAGCTTCCTTCCTCCTATTCGGCCTTTAACGGCAAAGGGGAATTTAACGAGGAAGCCTTCGGAAGAGCGATGAAGCGCCAACAGCTGGTGCTGCAGCGCATGCTGGAAGAGAACAAAATTACCCAGGCCCAGTATCAGGAGGCGCTGGCTTTTGATCTGAAAGGTTCGCTGGCGCAGCAAACCAAAAAAGCTTACGACACTTACCCTTATCTGATGCTGGAGACGGAACGGCAAGGCGCTATCGTGCTTGCGATGCTGCGCAATCCGGAGCTGACCAAGGAACAGGCGGCCAGCCGCCCGCAAATTCTCGAGGATGCCCGGCAGGAGCTGTTGACCGGGGGATACAAAGTGTATACCACGATCGATAAGCAGGTATACAACTCGATGCACAAAGTGTCCGAAAATGCGGATAATTTTTCGCCATCCAGTGAAAAGAAAGGCCTGGAGCAGGTTGCGGCAATGATGCTCGACAATGATACCGGCGCGATTTTGGGCATGATCGAGGGACGCGATTTCTATACAGAGCAAATGAACTATGCGACGCAAATGAAACGGCAGCCCGGCTCCACGATGAAGCCGATCGCCGCTTATTTGCCGGCGCTTGATGCGGGCTTGATTCAGCCGGCCAGCATCATCGACGATTCGCCGATCATCCTGCGGGATTACCAAAAGGGCTATCACATCCCCGTAAACTCCAGCGGCGGCTACAAAGGCCTGGTTACGGCGAGAACGGCGCTTAACGAATCCCGCAACATCCCGGCGCTCAAGGTGTTCAACAACATCGTCGGGATTGACAAAGCTTGGGATTTCGCGAAAAAACTCGGGATCACCACCCTCGAAGACGAGGATTACAATGCGCAAACCGGCGTGCTCGGCGGTCTGAAATACGGCGTTACCGTAGAGGAACTGACGAACGCCTACAGCGCGATCCCGAACGGCGGAAAGTTCGTCGACGCCTATATGATCGAAAAAATCGTCGATGCCAAAGGAAAGGTCGTTTACAAGCACAAGAACGAACCGAAGCAGGTGTTTTCCGAGCAAACCGCCTATTTGATGACCGATATGCTGCGCACCGTCATTCGGGACGGGACGGGCAGTTCGATCAAAAGAGACTTTAAAAACTACGGAAAAATTCCCGTCGTCGGCAAAACCGGCACCACGCAAAATTACGCGGACGTCTGGTTTATGGGCTACTCGCCGGACGTTACGCTCGGCGTATGGATCGGCTATCGCGATTCCGTAAACACGCTCTCCGATGCCGGTAAATCGCGGGCCCGGAAAATATGGTCGCTCGTCATGAACGAGGTCACCGCAAACGAACCGGACCTGTTTGCCACGAAGGAATTCAAAAAGCCGGACGGAATCGTCACCAAAACGGTCTCCGGCTATAGCGGCAAACTGCCGACCCAATTGACGCAGCAGGCCGGCAAGCTGGTGACGGATATCTTCAACGCCAAATACGTCCCGACCAAATCCGAGGACGTTCTGGTACGGGCGAAATATGTCACTTACGATGGGGTGAACTACGTTCCCCTGGAAACGACGCCGTCCGATATGCAGCGCGAAAAAGTGGTCGTTCGCCGCGAGAAGCCGATCGCCGAGCTGGTGAAAGAGCTGCAGAACGCGTTTTCCGTCATGAAGGGCAGCCACAGATCGCTGAGTTACTACATGCCGAGGGACGCCGGCGAGGACGCGCCGTATAAGCCTGACCCGCGCACCGACGACGGCAATGCCCCGGCGTCCCCGGGGGGCGTCGCGCTCAAGATAAACGGAAGCACGGCCACGGTAACGTTTGGCGCGAACAGCGAAAAAGACGTTGTCGGCTACCGACTGTACCGCTCGGATGACGGGGTGGAGTTCCAATATACCGGCAAAGCGGCGCTCATCGGCGACGATTTGTCGATCACCGACGCCAACGCCGCCGGCCCGGCCACTTCTTATTACGTTACGGCCGTGGACGTAGCCGGCAAGGAGTCGGAACCTAGCGCGGTTGTCGGTTTATTGGGAGGCATAAACCCGGAAGGCGTCACGCCTCCGGACAGCAGCGGCGAAACGCCGGAAGATGGGGGAACGGCCGGGGAGAATGGCACGGACGGTTCGCTCCCCGCTTCTCCCGCCCAGGTGAGCATTAAGAAGGACGAACGAGGGTTTACGGCAAGCTGGGAAGCCAACCCGGCTCTGGACCTCGTCACCAGCTATAACGTGTACGTGTCCGATGCCGCGGACGGCACGTATTCCAAAGCCGGCTCGACCGCCGATACGCAGTATTCTTTCAAAACCGACTCCGGCAGCGTCTGGGTCAAGGTTACGGCGGTGAACGTGCTGGGCGAATCCCCGGCATCGTCTCCGGTGCAGTACAGTAAATAA